One genomic segment of Mastomys coucha isolate ucsf_1 unplaced genomic scaffold, UCSF_Mcou_1 pScaffold22, whole genome shotgun sequence includes these proteins:
- the Rel gene encoding proto-oncogene c-Rel isoform X2, giving the protein MASSGYNPYVEIIEQPRQRGMRFRYKCEGRSAGSIPGERSTDNNRTYPSIQIMNYYGKGKVRITLVTKNDPYKPHPHDLVGKDCRDGYYEAEFGPERRPLFFQNLGIRCVKKKEVKEAIILRISAGINPFNVPEQQLLDIEDCDLNVVRLCFQVFLPDEHGNFTAALPPIVSNPIYDNRAPNTAELRICRVNKNCGSVRGGDEIFLLCDKVQKDDIEVRFVLNDWEAKGVFSQADVHRQVAIVFKTPPYCKAILEPVTVKMQLRRPSDQEVSESMDFRYLPDEKDAYGNKSKKQKTTLIFQKLLQDCGHFTEKPRTVPVGSIGEGRFIKKVLPEMPRASGVPGQAEPYYSPSGSISSGLSHHTPAISSVAHQPPSWSPVTHPTSHPVSTNTLSGFSAGTLPSNSQSILPFLDAPGVSDLSASNACLYTDGLARMETPSMSPTDLYSISDVDMLSTRPVSVMTPNTDGMGDTDNPRLVSINLENPAVNARLDPRDPRQLHQMSPASMSVGTSSSSGFVSQSDAFDRSNFSCVDNGLMNEPGLSNDANNPNFIQSSQYSSIDTLQNEQLSDSFAYGFFKI; this is encoded by the exons gtGGATATAATCCATATGTGGAAATAATTGAACAGCCAAGGCAGAGGGGAATGCGGTTTAGATACAAGTGTGAAGGGCGATCAGCAGGCAGCATTCCAGGGGAGCGCAGCACAGACAACAACCGGACTTACCCATCTATCCAG attatGAACTACTATGGAAAAGGAAAAGTAAGAATTACATTAGTAACAAAGAATGACCCATATAAACCCCATCCTCATGATTTAGTTGGAAAAGATTGCAGAGATGGGTACTATGAAGCAGAATTTGGACCGGAACGCAGACCTTTGTT ttttcaaaatttgGGCATTCGATgtgtaaagaaaaaggaagtgaaagaagctattattttaagaattagTGCAGGAATCAATCCTTTCAATG TCCCTGAACAGCAGCTGCTGGACATTGAAGACTGTGACCTCAATGTGGTGAGGCTGTGCTTTCAAGTTTTCCTTCCCGATGAACATGGTAACTTCACAGCCGCTCTGCCTCCCATTGTTTCTAACCCAATTTATGACAACC GTGCCCCAAATACTGCAGAATTAAGGATCTGTCGTGTGAACAAGAACTGTGGAAGTGTCAGGGGAGGAGATGAGATATTTCTACTTTGTGACAAAGTTCAGAAAG ATGATATAGAAGTTCGTTTTGTGTTGAATGACTGGGAAGCCAAAGGTGTTTTTTCACAAGCTGATGTACACCGCCAAGTAGCCATTGTTTTCAAGACTCCTCCATATTGCAAAGCTATACTGGAGCCTGTGACAGTGAAAATGCAGCTGCGGAGGCCTTCTGACCAGGAAGTGAGTGAGTCTATGGATTTCAGATACCTGCCAGATGAAAAAG ATGCATATGGCAATaagtcaaagaaacaaaaaacaactctaATTTTTCAGAAACTGCTGCAAGATTGTG GTCACTTTACTGAGAAACCAAGAACTGTCCCTGTAGGATCAATTGGAGAAGGAAGATTCATCAAAAAAG TTTTACCAGAAATGCCCAGGGCTTCAGGAGTTCCAGGGCAAGCTGAACCCTACTATTCTCCATCGGGGTCCATCTCAAGTGGATTGTCACATCACACACCAGCCATATCCTCAGTGGCCCATCAGCCTCCAAGCTGGTCACCAGTGACGCACCCCACCTCACACCCAGTCAGCACTAATACTCTGAGTGGTTTCTCTGCGGGAACACTTCCCTCTAATTCACAAAGTATCCTCCCATTCCTAGACGCACCTGGCGTGAGCGACCTAAGTGCTTCTAATGCGTGCCTTTATACTGATGGCCTAGCTAGAATGGAAACGCCATCCATGTCACCAACTGACTTATACAGCATCTCTGATGTCGACATGCTATCTACTCGGCCTGTGAGTGTGATGACACCCAACACTGATGGCATGGGGGATACTGACAACCCAAGACTTGTGAGCATCAATCTCGAAAACCCCGCAGTTAATGCCAGGTTAGACCCAAGAGACCCAAGACAACTACATCAGATGTCCCCTGCCAGTATGTCAGTGGGCACCAGTTCcagttctggttttgtttcacaATCAGATGCATTTGATAGATCAAACTTCAGTTGTGTAGATAATGGCCTGATGAATGAGCCTGGACTATCAAATGATGCAAACAATCCTAACTTTATTCAGAGCAGTCAATATTCAAGTATTGATACTCTGCAAAATGAGCAACTGAGTGATTCCTTTGCATATGGTTTTTTCAAAATATGA
- the Rel gene encoding proto-oncogene c-Rel isoform X1 — MASSGYNPYVEIIEQPRQRGMRFRYKCEGRSAGSIPGERSTDNNRTYPSIQIMNYYGKGKVRITLVTKNDPYKPHPHDLVGKDCRDGYYEAEFGPERRPLFFQNLGIRCVKKKEVKEAIILRISAGINPFNVPEQQLLDIEDCDLNVVRLCFQVFLPDEHGNFTAALPPIVSNPIYDNRAPNTAELRICRVNKNCGSVRGGDEIFLLCDKVQKDDIEVRFVLNDWEAKGVFSQADVHRQVAIVFKTPPYCKAILEPVTVKMQLRRPSDQEVSESMDFRYLPDEKDAYGNKSKKQKTTLIFQKLLQDCGHFTEKPRTVPVGSIGEGRFIKKESNLFSHGTVLPEMPRASGVPGQAEPYYSPSGSISSGLSHHTPAISSVAHQPPSWSPVTHPTSHPVSTNTLSGFSAGTLPSNSQSILPFLDAPGVSDLSASNACLYTDGLARMETPSMSPTDLYSISDVDMLSTRPVSVMTPNTDGMGDTDNPRLVSINLENPAVNARLDPRDPRQLHQMSPASMSVGTSSSSGFVSQSDAFDRSNFSCVDNGLMNEPGLSNDANNPNFIQSSQYSSIDTLQNEQLSDSFAYGFFKI, encoded by the exons gtGGATATAATCCATATGTGGAAATAATTGAACAGCCAAGGCAGAGGGGAATGCGGTTTAGATACAAGTGTGAAGGGCGATCAGCAGGCAGCATTCCAGGGGAGCGCAGCACAGACAACAACCGGACTTACCCATCTATCCAG attatGAACTACTATGGAAAAGGAAAAGTAAGAATTACATTAGTAACAAAGAATGACCCATATAAACCCCATCCTCATGATTTAGTTGGAAAAGATTGCAGAGATGGGTACTATGAAGCAGAATTTGGACCGGAACGCAGACCTTTGTT ttttcaaaatttgGGCATTCGATgtgtaaagaaaaaggaagtgaaagaagctattattttaagaattagTGCAGGAATCAATCCTTTCAATG TCCCTGAACAGCAGCTGCTGGACATTGAAGACTGTGACCTCAATGTGGTGAGGCTGTGCTTTCAAGTTTTCCTTCCCGATGAACATGGTAACTTCACAGCCGCTCTGCCTCCCATTGTTTCTAACCCAATTTATGACAACC GTGCCCCAAATACTGCAGAATTAAGGATCTGTCGTGTGAACAAGAACTGTGGAAGTGTCAGGGGAGGAGATGAGATATTTCTACTTTGTGACAAAGTTCAGAAAG ATGATATAGAAGTTCGTTTTGTGTTGAATGACTGGGAAGCCAAAGGTGTTTTTTCACAAGCTGATGTACACCGCCAAGTAGCCATTGTTTTCAAGACTCCTCCATATTGCAAAGCTATACTGGAGCCTGTGACAGTGAAAATGCAGCTGCGGAGGCCTTCTGACCAGGAAGTGAGTGAGTCTATGGATTTCAGATACCTGCCAGATGAAAAAG ATGCATATGGCAATaagtcaaagaaacaaaaaacaactctaATTTTTCAGAAACTGCTGCAAGATTGTG GTCACTTTACTGAGAAACCAAGAACTGTCCCTGTAGGATCAATTGGAGAAGGAAGATTCATCAAAAAAG AATCAAACTTGTTTTCTCATGGTACAGTTTTACCAGAAATGCCCAGGGCTTCAGGAGTTCCAGGGCAAGCTGAACCCTACTATTCTCCATCGGGGTCCATCTCAAGTGGATTGTCACATCACACACCAGCCATATCCTCAGTGGCCCATCAGCCTCCAAGCTGGTCACCAGTGACGCACCCCACCTCACACCCAGTCAGCACTAATACTCTGAGTGGTTTCTCTGCGGGAACACTTCCCTCTAATTCACAAAGTATCCTCCCATTCCTAGACGCACCTGGCGTGAGCGACCTAAGTGCTTCTAATGCGTGCCTTTATACTGATGGCCTAGCTAGAATGGAAACGCCATCCATGTCACCAACTGACTTATACAGCATCTCTGATGTCGACATGCTATCTACTCGGCCTGTGAGTGTGATGACACCCAACACTGATGGCATGGGGGATACTGACAACCCAAGACTTGTGAGCATCAATCTCGAAAACCCCGCAGTTAATGCCAGGTTAGACCCAAGAGACCCAAGACAACTACATCAGATGTCCCCTGCCAGTATGTCAGTGGGCACCAGTTCcagttctggttttgtttcacaATCAGATGCATTTGATAGATCAAACTTCAGTTGTGTAGATAATGGCCTGATGAATGAGCCTGGACTATCAAATGATGCAAACAATCCTAACTTTATTCAGAGCAGTCAATATTCAAGTATTGATACTCTGCAAAATGAGCAACTGAGTGATTCCTTTGCATATGGTTTTTTCAAAATATGA